The following proteins are co-located in the Streptococcus anginosus genome:
- the glyQ gene encoding glycine--tRNA ligase subunit alpha: MLKKLTFQEIILTLQQFWNDQGCMLMQAYDNEKGAGTMSPYTFLRAIGPEPWNAAYVEPSRRPADGRYGENPNRLYQHHQFQVVMKPSPSNIQELYLQSLELLGINPLEHDIRFVEDNWENPSTGSAGLGWEVWLDGMEITQFTYFQQVGGLSTSPVTSEVTYGLERLASYIQEVDSVYDIEWADGVKYGEIFRQPEFEHSKYSFEVSDQALLLENFDHFEAEAKRCLEYNLVHPAYDYVLKCSHTFNLLDARGAVSVTERAGYIARIRNLARIVAKTFVAERKRLGYPLLDKVTREKLLAEEE, translated from the coding sequence ATGCTGAAGAAGTTAACCTTCCAAGAAATTATTTTAACGTTGCAACAGTTTTGGAATGATCAGGGTTGTATGCTCATGCAGGCTTACGATAATGAAAAAGGTGCTGGTACGATGAGCCCCTACACTTTCTTACGGGCTATTGGACCTGAGCCATGGAATGCGGCTTATGTAGAGCCTTCACGTCGTCCAGCAGATGGACGATATGGTGAAAATCCGAATCGCCTTTACCAACATCATCAGTTTCAGGTTGTAATGAAACCAAGTCCTAGCAACATTCAAGAGTTGTATTTACAATCATTGGAATTGTTAGGAATTAACCCGCTAGAGCACGATATTCGCTTTGTCGAAGACAACTGGGAAAATCCTTCAACTGGTTCTGCAGGTTTGGGTTGGGAAGTATGGCTTGACGGGATGGAGATTACACAGTTTACGTATTTCCAACAGGTCGGTGGTTTATCTACCAGTCCAGTTACATCTGAAGTTACCTATGGTTTAGAACGTTTGGCATCTTATATTCAAGAAGTGGATTCTGTTTATGATATTGAATGGGCAGATGGAGTTAAGTACGGCGAAATTTTCCGTCAGCCAGAATTTGAACATTCAAAATACAGTTTTGAAGTGAGCGACCAAGCCTTGCTTTTAGAAAATTTTGATCATTTTGAAGCAGAAGCAAAACGCTGCTTGGAATATAATCTTGTGCACCCTGCTTATGATTATGTATTGAAATGCTCTCATACTTTTAATTTATTGGATGCTCGCGGAGCGGTTTCCGTAACAGAGCGTGCCGGTTATATTGCTCGGATTCGGAATTTAGCACGTATTGTTGCTAAAACCTTTGTGGCAGAACGCAAACGGCTAGGCTATCCATTGTTAGACAAAGTAACACGTGAGAAATTATTGGCTGAGGAGGAATAA